The following proteins are encoded in a genomic region of Huiozyma naganishii CBS 8797 chromosome 9, complete genome:
- the KNAG0I02430 gene encoding uncharacterized protein (similar to Saccharomyces cerevisiae INP1 (YMR204C); ancestral locus Anc_6.303) — MGTVKKRLSQLLQSSKKSQPQQPQPQLRKTSLFRYDAVEARIQGASGTTTNLLARGPLEVYEVSNGSAEQSLLLCRRATGRADPCGAAPVARREGALRAGRVAGVLFSSPRRVWEIEFAPSDAIERVVAALDGVMARVCRYQVSETVPQDGTEELDYLLEEEGDEVPSLEIPGGQASSDTINERFRLAMSIRGTLPKIRRSSTYFGEWCSSSGGVLSDCEDTLVSLV; from the coding sequence ATGGGCACGGTAAAGAAGCGGTTGAGTCAGCTGCTGCAGTCGTCGAAGAAGTCGCAGCCGCAGCAGCCGCAGCCGCAGTTGCGCAAGACGAGTCTGTTCCGATACGATGCCGTTGAGGCGCGGATCCAGGGCGCCTCtgggacgacgacgaaccTGCTAGCCCGGGGGCCCCTCGAGGTATATGAGGTGAGCAACGGGTCCGCAGAGCAAAGCTTACTACTTTGCCGTCGGGCGACAGGGCGAGCTGATCCATGCGGTGCTGCCCCGGTTGCGCGTCGAGAGGGAGCTCTGCGGGCGGGTCGTGTTGCTGGGGTGCTGTTCTCGAGCCCTCGAAGGGTCTGGGAGATCGAGTTTGCCCCAAGTGATGCAATTGAGCGGGTCGTGGCCGCGTTGGACGGCGTTATGGCACGGGTGTGCCGGTACCAAGTCAGTGAGACGGTCCCGCAGGACGGCACCGAGGAGCTGGACTATTTGCTAGAGGAGGAAGGAGACGAGGTGCCCTCCCTAGAGATCCCTGGAGGTCAAGCAAGCTCCGACACGATCAACGAACGGTTCCGGCTGGCAATGAGCATCCGGGGCACTCTGCCCAAGATACGACGCTCGAGCACATACTTTGGTGAGTGGTGTTCCAGCAGCGGTGGCGTGCTATCGGATTGCGAGGACACGTTGGTGTCTCTCGTGTAG
- the TOM40 gene encoding TOM complex pore protein TOM40 (similar to Saccharomyces cerevisiae TOM40 (YMR203W); ancestral locus Anc_6.302) → MSSSTVQSLNKLPTQADVLPMTPEQTSNSFWSSNPLSSFVIEAYQSLHSQRRALSLANPGTVENLNKEVSRDVFLSQYFFSGLRADLNKAFLLNPAFQTSHTFSIGSTSLPSYAFSALFANDNLFMQGNLDNDMSLSGRINYGWDKDNVSKVNLQVARGQPSMCQLEQDFKGADFSVNAKALNPSWSPKTGFQGVAVASILQSVSPNWSLGIETLYSKVDASGPGDAGISYLTRYVAPKKDWIFSGQLQANGSLIASFWRKVSANVEAGVETTLQAGMLPITDPMMGTPIGIQPTVEGQTTLGAKYEYRQSVYRGTVDSQGKVACFLERKVLPTLSILFCGEIDHFKNENKLGCGLQFETAGNQELLMLQQGLDAEGNPLQMPPSEDAI, encoded by the coding sequence ATGTCCTCCTCCACTGTCCAGTCGCTGAACAAGCTGCCCACACAGGCAGACGTGCTGCCCATGACTCCCGAGCAAACGTCGAACTCCTTCTGGTCGTCGAACCCGCTTTCGAGCTTCGTGATCGAGGCGTACCAGTCGCTGCACAGCCAGCGCCGTGCTCTGTCGTTGGCTAACCCGGGGACAGTCGAGAACCTTAACAAGGAGGTCTCCAGGGACGTGTTCCTGTCGCAGTACTTCTTTTCAGGGCTGCGTGCGGACCTCAACAAGGCGTTCCTGTTGAACCCTGCGTTCCAAACGTCGCACACTTTCTCCATCGGGTCCACTTCGTTGCCCAGCTACGCTTTCTCAGCGTTGTTCGCTAATGATAACCTGTTCATGCAGGGGAACCTCGACAACGACATGTCCCTCTCCGGGAGAATCAACTACGGATGGGATAAGGATAACGTCTCGAAGGTAAACCTTCAAGTCGCTAGAGGGCAACCATCGATGTGCCAATTGGAACAGGACTTCAAGGGCGCAGATTTCTCCGTCAACGCCAAAGCCTTGAACCCATCGTGGTCCCCGAAGACCGGGTTCCAAGGGGTTGCCGTCGCTTCAATCCTGCAGAGTGTCTCCCCCAATTGGTCTCTCGGGATCGAGACTTTGTACTCTAAGGTCGACGCCTCAGGTCCTGGGGACGCAGGGATCTCGTATTTGACCAGGTACGTTGCGCCAAAGAAGGACTGGATCTTCTCGGGCCAATTGCAAGCGAACGGGTCCCTCATCGCGTCGTTCTGGCGTAAAGTGTCCGCTAACGTCGAGGCAGGTGTAGAGACGACACTCCAAGCGGGGATGCTCCCCATTACGGACCCAATGATGGGCACACCGATTGGGATTCAACCCACAGTCGAGGGCCAAACGACTCTCGGGGCGAAATACGAGTACAGACAGTCCGTGTACAGGGGCACTGTTGACTCGCAGGGGAAAGTCGCGTGCTTCCTAGAGCGCAAAGTGCTCCCCACGCTCTCGATCCTCTTCTGCGGCGAGATCGACCACTTCAAGAACGAGAACAAGCTCGGATGTGGCCTTCAGTTCGAAACCGCTGGGAACCAGGAACTGCTCATGCTGCAGCAGGGACTCGACGCAGAGGGCAACCCGTTGCAGATGCCCCCATCGGAGGACGCAATCtaa
- the KNAG0I02450 gene encoding uncharacterized protein (similar to Saccharomyces cerevisiae YMR206W and YNR014W; ancestral locus Anc_6.309) encodes MESIVSSSSSYMITQDGVPPPARTTTFKQTAGPRSDGTPYPQGSTEVEADGRPESSSSGSPSSASSSASVCSDTLNEWHQCVPVQWKNDPERPPLGPTTRRVLRRFSEPTYHIAMTGAAGEVDGGAEHCRMIPCFCNRHHHRRNSTAIRFTHDRE; translated from the coding sequence ATGGAAAGCATAgtatcttcttcttcttcgtaTATGATTACTCAGGACGGTGTCCCCCCCCCGGCGAGGACCACCACGTTCAAACAGACAGCTGGGCCCAGGAGTGACGGCACGCCGTACCCTCAGGGGAGCACAGAGGTAGAGGCGGACGGCAGGCCGGAGTCTTCATCTTCTGGGTCCCCTTCGTCTGCTTCCTCCTCCGCGTCGGTTTGTTCAGATACGCTCAACGAGTGGCACCAGTGTGTGCCAGTCCAGTGGAAGAACGACCCTGAACGGCCCCCCCTGGGTCCCACAACACGTAGGGTGCTCAGAAGGTTCAGCGAACCAACGTACCATATCGCCATGACTGGTGCGGCGGGTGAGGTGGATGGCGGGGCGGAACATTGTAGGATGATACCCTGTTTTTGTAACAGGCATCACCACAGGAGAAACTCAACTGCTATTAGGTTCACTCACGATAGGGAGTGA
- the PFK2 gene encoding 6-phosphofructokinase subunit beta (similar to Saccharomyces cerevisiae PFK2 (YMR205C); ancestral locus Anc_6.304) has translation MPGTPIVNGTSYVTVEAYSDASFQKAAEFYAKFLELDSTKKSDTETVLFNKLVTVRIVLVEDAARQQAADQQLAALEALTDTQDWRAHFNQSLVFKTTSIVNLQHSLNKLHIPHQVYPSTLLPMELYTVDPLGNVVGVTSTKNSVSSKPTDRNLSSEATAVATALQTGAKTSREPSRVHSMTDLSYRVGTTDSHPSLPKQMTPAKANKAIAVMTSGGDAQGMNSNVRAIVRTALFKGCKAFVVMEGYEGLVRGGPEYIKEFSWEDVRGWNAEGGTNIGTARCLEFRQREGRLLGALHLIEAGVDALIVCGGDGSLTGADLFRSEWPSLIQELQETGKITQEQHTRYKHLNICGTVGSIDNDMSTTDATIGAYSALDRICQAIDYVEATANSHSRAFVVEVMGRNCGWLALLAGIATSADYIFIPEKPASDGDWQKQMCDIVAKHRARGKRTTIVIVAEGAISADLTPISPSDVHKVLVDKLGLDTRITTLGHVQRGGTAVAYDRILATLQGVEAVNAVLESDADTPSPLIAVNENKITRKPLVESVRLTKSVADAIKAKDFKKAMALRDTEFIEHLNNFMAINSADHVAPKLPRDQRLKIAIVSVGPPAGGINSAVYSMATYCMSQGHKPYAIYNGFSGLARHESVRSLTWKEMIGWQSKGGSEIGTNRVTPNEADIGMIAYYFQKYQFDGLVIVGGFEAFESLHQLETARESYPAFRIPMVLIPATLSNNVPGTEYSLGSDTALNALMKYCDVVKQSAASTRGRTFVVDCQGGNSGYLATCAAICVGAQASYVPEEGISLDQLQEDIASLAESFEKSQGRTGFGKLILKTTNASKALSADKLASIITAEAQGKFDAKPAVPGHVQQGGLPSPIDRTRATRFAIKAVDFIGKQQAIIAGVRAADFQFDANDKAVEATASVLGVKSSHIRFTPIRQLYDNETEISKRMPKIIHWRETREIADHLVGRKRVD, from the coding sequence ATGCCTGGAACCCCAATTGTGAACGGGACGTCCTACGTCACCGTCGAGGCGTACTCGGATGCGTCCTTCCAGAAGGCTGCTGAGTTTTATGCGAAATTCTTGGAGTTGGACTCCACAAAGAAGAGCGACACAGAGACTGTactgttcaacaagttgGTCACAGTGAGAATCGTTCTCGTCGAGGACGCCGCAAGACAACAGGCGGCAGACCAACAGCTGGCCGCGTTGGAGGCTCTGACTGACACGCAGGACTGGAGGGCGCACTTCAACCAGTCGCTAGTGTTCAAGACTACATCGATCGTGAACTTGCAACACtcgttgaacaagttgcaTATCCCACACCAGGTATACCCTTCCACTTTACTGCCCATGGAACTGTACACAGTGGACCCATTGGGGAACGTTGTCGGTGTCACCTCTACGAAAAACTCTGTTTCCTCGAAGCCAACGGACAGGAACTTGTCGTCAGAGGCTACCGCTGTCGCGACCGCTTTGCAAACTGGCGCCAAAACATCGCGGGAGCCTTCGAGAGTCCACTCGATGACAGATCTGTCGTACCGTGTCGGCACTACTGACTCGCACCCATCCCTACCTAAACAGATGACGCCTGCAAAGGCTAACAAGGCCATTGCAGTGATGACTTCAGGTGGTGACGCTCAAGGTATGAACTCAAACGTCCGTGCCATTGTCAGAACCGCGCTATTTAAAGGGTGTAAAGCCTTTGTAGTCATGGAGGGGTACGAGGGGCTTGTCCGCGGTGGTCCAGAGTACATCAAGGAGTTCTCCTGGGAGGACGTCAGAGGTTGGAATGCAGAGGGCGGGACCAACATCGGTACGGCCAGGTGTCTGGAGTTCAGACAGCGCGAGGGGAGACTGCTAGGCGCGCTGCACTTGATTGAGGCAGGTGTCGATGCGCTGATCGtctgtggtggtgacggGTCCCTGACTGGGGCCGACTTGTTCAGATCCGAGTGGCCCTCTTTGATCCAGGAGTTGCAAGAGACGGGCAAGATCACACAGGAACAACACACCAGATACAAGCACTTGAACATTTGTGGGACTGTCGGGTCCATCGACAACGACATGTCCACTACAGACGCGACGATCGGTGCCTACTCGGCACTGGACAGAATCTGTCAGGCCATCGACTACGTGGAGGCGACAGCAAACTCTCACTCGAGAGCCTTCGTCGTTGAAGTCATGGGTAGAAACTGTGGTTGGTTGGCTCTGTTGGCTGGGATTGCCACCTCTGCTGACTACATCTTCATCCCAGAGAAACCGGCCTCTGACGGTGACTGGCAGAAACAGATGTGTGACATTGTCGCGAAACACAGAGCAAGAGGTAAGAGAACCACGATCGTCATTGTCGCAGAAGGTGCAATCTCTGCGGACTTGACTCCAATCTCCCCCTCCGATGTTCACAAAGTTCTTGTGGACAAGTTGGGTCTGGACACGAGAATCACGACTTTGGGGCACGTGCAAAGAGGTGGTACCGCTGTCGCCTACGACAGAATCTTGGCTACGTTGCAAGGTGTCGAGGCCGTCAACGCCGTGTTGGAGTCCGATGCGGACACTCCATCGCCTCTGATCGCAGTCAACGAGAACAAGATCACAAGAAAGCCTCTTGTCGAGTCTGTCCGGTTGACCAAGTCCGTCGCCGATGCAATCAAGGCGAAAGATTTCAAGAAGGCAATGGCTTTGAGAGACACAGAGTTTATCGaacatttgaacaatttcatGGCCATCAACTCTGCTGACCACGTCGCCCCCAAGTTGCCCCGTGACCAGCGCCTGAAGATCGCCATCGTGAGTGTCGGTCCCCCAGCCGGTGGGATCAACTCCGCCGTTTACTCGATGGCCACTTACTGTATGTCGCAGGGCCACAAACCTTACGCGATTTACAACGGGTTCAGCGGGTTGGCAAGACACGAGTCCGTGAGGTCTCTGACTTGGAAGGAGATGATCGGGTGGCAGAGTAAAGGTGGTTCCGAGATCGGGACGAACAGAGTGACCCCCAACGAGGCTGACATCGGGATGATCGCTTACTACTTCCAGAAGTACCAGTTCGATGGTCTTGTCATCGTCGGTGGGTTTGAGGCCTTCGAATCCTTGCACCAATTGGAGACCGCTAGAGAGAGCTACCCAGCTTTCAGAATCCCCATGGTGCTGATCCCAGCTACTCTGTCAAACAACGTCCCCGGTACCGAATACTCTCTTGGTAGTGACACCGCTTTGAACGCCCTGATGAAGTACTGTGACGTCGTGAAGCAATCAGCTGCCTCGACGAGAGGTAGAACTTTCGTCGTGGACTGTCAAGGTGGGAACTCTGGTTACTTGGCTACGTGCGCTGCGATCTGTGTCGGTGCGCAGGCTTCATACGTCCCCGAGGAAGGTATCTCTCTGGACCAACTACAAGAGGACATTGCGAGTCTTGCAGAGTCCTTTGAGAAGTCACAGGGGAGAACCGGTTTCGGTAagttgatcttgaagaCAACAAATGCGTCGAAGGCTCTCTCCGCTGACAAGCTGGCGAGCATCATCACTGCTGAGGCGCAGGGCAAATTCGACGCAAAGCCTGCTGTCCCAGGTCACGTCCAGCAAGGTGGTCTCCCATCGCCCATTGACCGTACCCGTGCGACGCGGTTTGCGATCAAAGCGGTGGACTTCATCGGGAAGCAGCAGGCGATCATTGCCGGTGTGCGTGCCGCGGACTTCCAGTTCGACGCGAACGACAAGGCCGTCGAGGCAACCGCGTCCGTGCTTGGTGTCAAGAGCTCGCACATCCGGTTCACGCCGATCAGACAGCTGTACGACAACGAGACGGAGATCTCCAAGAGAATGCCCAAGATCATCCACTGGAGGGAGACCCGCGAGATCGCGGACCACCTCGTCGGCAGAAAGCGCGTGGACTGA